Proteins from a single region of Aquirhabdus parva:
- a CDS encoding ExbD/TolR family protein produces MGMNVGSGSSQEDDVMLEVNMTPLIDVMLVLIIMLIITIPIQNHAIKMDNPIGDPPPPSTPPLVVNVDIDAAGTILWNGAQITSRADLESKLHSVATKPDQDEVHLRPNKATEFKSVAMIMASAQRLGVTKIGIVGNEQYMP; encoded by the coding sequence ATGGGTATGAATGTCGGTTCTGGTAGCAGTCAAGAAGATGATGTAATGTTAGAAGTGAACATGACGCCGTTGATCGACGTCATGTTGGTGCTGATCATTATGCTGATCATCACGATTCCCATCCAAAATCATGCGATTAAGATGGACAATCCAATCGGCGATCCACCACCGCCATCAACACCACCGCTGGTCGTCAATGTGGATATTGATGCTGCGGGGACGATTCTTTGGAACGGTGCACAGATCACTAGTCGTGCTGATTTGGAAAGCAAACTACATAGCGTAGCGACCAAACCCGATCAGGATGAAGTACATCTGCGTCCCAACAAAGCAACAGAGTTTAAATCTGTTGCAATGATTATGGCTTCCGCCCAGCGTTTAGGGGTGACCAAAATCGGGATCGTCGGCAATGAACAGTATATGCCGTAA
- a CDS encoding MotA/TolQ/ExbB proton channel family protein: MLNNTTKRMTSLMAALLISSSALVSPFAFAEDASAPAAATAPAAAPSDISSTSAPLPPPEPATKETVSNPYGLDALWKGGDFVARGTLIILVIMSMGSWYIIITKLLEQAKLMGQSKEAKKSFWEASSVEEGIQGLKPTSAYRYIAQTGANSTQHHDGALLERIDLNTWISMSIQRSVDKVKSRLSGGLAFLATVGSTAPFVGLFGTVWGIYHALTAIGIAGQASIDKVAGPVGEALIMTAIGLAVAVPAVLGYNWLVRRNKKALEEIVEFSDDLHSVLLSGVMSASGNTSKKAD; the protein is encoded by the coding sequence ATGTTGAACAACACCACTAAACGCATGACATCATTGATGGCTGCCCTATTGATTTCCAGCTCCGCATTGGTCAGCCCTTTCGCCTTTGCTGAAGATGCATCGGCACCTGCTGCTGCAACTGCGCCCGCTGCTGCACCGTCTGATATTTCGTCAACCAGTGCACCACTACCACCACCAGAGCCAGCAACTAAAGAAACCGTCAGCAATCCTTACGGTTTGGATGCGTTATGGAAAGGCGGTGACTTTGTAGCACGCGGAACGTTGATCATTTTGGTGATCATGTCGATGGGCAGTTGGTACATCATCATTACCAAGTTGCTTGAACAAGCCAAACTCATGGGTCAATCTAAAGAAGCGAAGAAGTCTTTTTGGGAAGCATCTTCTGTTGAAGAAGGTATTCAAGGTTTAAAGCCTACCAGCGCATATCGCTATATCGCTCAAACAGGCGCCAATTCAACTCAGCATCATGATGGTGCATTGCTTGAACGTATCGACCTGAATACATGGATCTCTATGTCGATCCAACGTTCAGTGGATAAAGTTAAAAGTCGCTTAAGCGGTGGTTTGGCTTTCCTGGCTACTGTTGGTTCAACTGCACCGTTCGTAGGTCTGTTCGGGACTGTATGGGGTATCTACCATGCGTTGACTGCGATTGGTATTGCAGGTCAAGCCTCTATTGATAAAGTTGCCGGTCCAGTCGGTGAAGCTTTGATCATGACTGCAATTGGTCTGGCTGTTGCGGTTCCTGCGGTACTGGGCTACAACTGGTTAGTACGTCGCAATAAGAAAGCACTTGAAGAAATCGTCGAGTTCAGCGATGACTTACATTCCGTATTACTGAGTGGTGTGATGTCTGCCAGTGGTAATACCAGCAAAAAGGCTGACTAA
- the fur gene encoding ferric iron uptake transcriptional regulator: MSITNQDLRKAGLKVTLPRVKILELLERSTEHHLSAEDIYKTLLEQGEDVGLATVYRVLTQFETAGIIERHQFENNYSVFEILQADHHDHIVCQNCGRVVEFTSPIIEAEQHAVAERFGFELTGHSLNLYVFCDKPECVEARKKRK, from the coding sequence ATGTCGATTACCAATCAAGATTTACGCAAAGCTGGACTTAAAGTCACCTTACCTCGAGTCAAAATTCTCGAACTGCTTGAGCGCTCAACTGAACACCATTTGAGTGCTGAAGATATCTATAAAACATTGTTAGAGCAGGGTGAGGATGTTGGTCTTGCGACAGTCTATCGTGTGCTGACCCAGTTTGAAACTGCCGGTATTATCGAACGTCATCAGTTTGAAAATAATTATTCAGTATTTGAGATTCTTCAAGCCGATCATCATGATCATATCGTGTGTCAAAATTGTGGACGTGTCGTTGAGTTTACGAGCCCGATCATTGAAGCAGAACAGCATGCGGTCGCAGAGCGTTTTGGATTTGAGCTCACTGGCCATTCGCTGAATCTCTATGTGTTCTGTGATAAGCCCGAATGTGTTGAAGCGCGTAAGAAGCGTAAGTAA
- a CDS encoding ExbD/TolR family protein, whose product MGMNVGSEGDDEEVIGVINTTPLVDVMLVLLIIFLITIPVVTHTIQVKLPEEIDHPYKTKPENVILAVNKTGDVFWNEQYVDSNELLKRLKEIAVKTPQPEVHIRGDQQTKYESIGKVIVTTQRAGIAKIAFITQPPARG is encoded by the coding sequence ATGGGCATGAATGTTGGTTCTGAGGGCGATGATGAAGAGGTCATCGGCGTCATCAATACCACCCCACTCGTGGACGTGATGTTGGTGTTGCTGATCATCTTCTTGATCACAATTCCCGTCGTAACACATACGATTCAGGTCAAACTTCCAGAAGAGATTGACCATCCGTATAAGACCAAGCCAGAAAATGTCATTCTGGCCGTGAACAAGACTGGCGATGTCTTTTGGAATGAGCAGTATGTTGACTCTAACGAACTGTTGAAACGTTTAAAAGAAATCGCGGTTAAGACACCACAACCTGAAGTGCATATCCGTGGTGACCAGCAAACCAAGTATGAATCGATTGGTAAGGTTATCGTCACTACGCAACGTGCAGGCATAGCCAAGATTGCCTTCATTACTCAACCCCCTGCCCGCGGTTAG
- a CDS encoding magnesium and cobalt transport protein CorA: MSHAQYYSFLFKVFYSHLGFWDLVIMQTSGLTATNDNVVSEVALAQSALLTQHCSGRPQSPGVVNCFAYSRTTGLRVGYLALSDVSEVMAADPDIFVWIGLFEPPAEVLDEVQHEFGLHELAVEDAARGHHRAKIESYEDSLFVIVRTAQLVDREIVFGSTSLFLGERFLITVRQGASVSYTTVRAHCEKHPQKMKAMGPGYVMHGILDFIVDNFLPITQKLGKQLHELEGEIFSEQFNKGTLRYLYDLKSELIKLRLAVIPLREICGYFLYHDNEDLKNYFPSSAIPYFRDIQDHVLGTLDAIEGQSEVLRLAMDTHLALVGVGQNEIVKRLASWAGILAVPTLMTSYYGMNFSNMPELHWYYGYYIWVAIMVLASYLLYRKLKKVKWL; this comes from the coding sequence ATGAGTCATGCACAATACTATAGTTTTTTATTTAAAGTCTTTTACAGTCATTTAGGGTTTTGGGATTTAGTCATTATGCAGACCAGTGGATTAACAGCGACAAATGACAACGTGGTTTCAGAAGTTGCATTGGCGCAATCGGCGCTCTTAACCCAACATTGTTCAGGACGTCCACAAAGCCCAGGGGTTGTGAATTGTTTTGCCTATAGCCGAACAACGGGACTACGCGTTGGCTATTTGGCTCTGAGTGATGTCAGTGAGGTGATGGCAGCAGACCCCGATATTTTTGTCTGGATTGGCTTGTTTGAACCTCCTGCTGAGGTGCTGGATGAGGTACAGCATGAGTTTGGCTTGCATGAGCTGGCAGTTGAAGATGCCGCACGTGGTCATCATCGTGCCAAGATTGAAAGCTATGAAGACTCTTTATTTGTGATTGTGCGTACCGCACAACTGGTTGATCGTGAGATTGTCTTTGGTTCGACTTCCTTATTTTTAGGCGAGCGGTTTTTGATTACTGTGCGTCAGGGGGCATCCGTCAGTTACACCACGGTTCGGGCGCATTGTGAGAAGCATCCTCAAAAAATGAAAGCCATGGGTCCGGGCTATGTTATGCACGGTATTTTGGATTTCATTGTTGATAATTTTCTCCCTATCACGCAAAAACTGGGTAAGCAACTCCATGAGTTGGAAGGAGAGATTTTTTCTGAACAATTCAATAAAGGCACGCTGCGCTATCTCTACGACCTGAAGTCTGAGCTGATCAAGTTACGTCTGGCGGTGATTCCTCTGCGTGAAATTTGTGGCTACTTCCTCTATCACGATAATGAAGACTTAAAAAACTATTTCCCCTCCAGCGCGATACCATACTTCCGCGATATTCAAGATCATGTTTTAGGCACTTTGGATGCGATAGAGGGGCAGAGTGAGGTGCTTCGCTTGGCAATGGATACCCATTTGGCGTTGGTGGGTGTTGGCCAGAATGAGATTGTGAAACGACTGGCTTCATGGGCGGGTATTTTGGCGGTGCCGACCCTAATGACCAGTTACTATGGCATGAACTTTAGCAATATGCCTGAGCTACATTGGTATTATGGGTATTATATCTGGGTTGCGATTATGGTCTTGGCATCTTACTTACTTTATCGCAAACTCAAAAAAGTAAAATGGCTATAA
- a CDS encoding outer membrane protein assembly factor BamE: protein MQKFMLTRITVGILAVSLLSLSQSACSIFGVYKIDIPQGSPLTQAQIAQVKVGMTTQQVRYLLGTPTITDTLNPNRWDYVYTYIPGTLARNAGLKPASGEHLVIIFDDSGKVVSIDGANTFPVTQPGLPGSKDPLLNAQPL, encoded by the coding sequence ATGCAAAAATTCATGCTGACTCGCATCACTGTGGGTATTCTCGCAGTTTCCTTACTCAGCTTATCGCAAAGCGCGTGTTCGATATTCGGCGTCTATAAAATTGACATTCCGCAAGGTTCTCCGCTGACTCAAGCACAAATTGCCCAAGTCAAAGTTGGCATGACCACTCAACAAGTGCGTTACTTGCTCGGAACACCAACCATCACGGATACCTTAAATCCGAATCGCTGGGATTATGTGTATACCTACATCCCGGGCACGCTTGCACGTAATGCAGGACTAAAACCCGCCAGTGGCGAGCATCTGGTTATTATATTTGATGATAGCGGCAAGGTCGTCAGCATTGATGGTGCAAATACTTTCCCGGTAACACAGCCCGGCTTACCTGGCAGTAAAGATCCACTCTTGAATGCGCAGCCGTTATAG
- a CDS encoding GNAT family N-acetyltransferase translates to MTLESFPAQGIQTSRLTLRHASPMHAADLLAFYQNNQAHLKPWDPLRNDDFYTLQNMRHTLEKYEQQIKAGLSLNLLIYTIESPELIGHCNYSNIVQGAFQACHLGYAISAAFEGKGLMYEALTAANHYIFETYGLHRIMANYRPENHRSGTLLNRLGFEKEGLAKSYLKINGTWADHILTSKINPAHL, encoded by the coding sequence ATGACTCTCGAAAGCTTCCCTGCACAGGGGATACAAACATCAAGACTGACGCTGCGCCATGCGAGTCCAATGCATGCCGCAGATTTGTTGGCGTTTTATCAAAATAATCAAGCTCATCTCAAGCCTTGGGATCCACTACGCAACGATGATTTCTATACCTTACAGAACATGCGTCATACGCTTGAAAAATACGAGCAACAAATCAAAGCAGGGCTATCCCTCAATCTGCTCATCTACACAATTGAAAGCCCAGAATTGATTGGTCACTGTAATTACAGCAATATTGTGCAGGGAGCCTTTCAAGCCTGTCATTTGGGCTATGCCATCAGTGCGGCATTTGAAGGAAAAGGATTGATGTACGAGGCATTAACTGCGGCCAATCACTATATTTTTGAGACTTATGGACTACACCGCATTATGGCGAATTACCGCCCGGAAAATCACCGCAGCGGTACCTTATTAAATCGTTTGGGCTTTGAAAAAGAAGGTCTGGCCAAATCCTATCTGAAGATCAATGGTACATGGGCCGACCATATTTTAACGTCAAAGATTAATCCTGCGCATCTATAA
- a CDS encoding c-type cytochrome, translated as MRNNAVSIETVVVQKVIDLKVMALAVLIFLVIGVSSAWTSRAHAADTNELYKQSCATCHGAGVLGAPKAGDTAAWSARLKAGIPALVKHTKEGYKNMPARGLCNTCTDDDYANLIKLMAK; from the coding sequence ATGCGTAACAATGCCGTTAGTATTGAAACAGTGGTGGTTCAAAAAGTCATAGATTTAAAAGTAATGGCGCTGGCCGTACTTATCTTTTTAGTCATTGGTGTGTCGTCGGCTTGGACGAGTCGTGCTCATGCAGCAGATACCAATGAACTCTATAAGCAATCATGTGCGACATGCCATGGAGCGGGTGTTTTAGGTGCCCCTAAGGCGGGAGATACTGCCGCTTGGTCCGCACGTCTGAAAGCAGGCATCCCTGCTTTGGTCAAACATACCAAAGAAGGCTATAAAAACATGCCTGCACGTGGACTATGTAACACCTGTACTGATGATGATTATGCAAATCTGATTAAGCTCATGGCCAAGTAA
- the yihA gene encoding ribosome biogenesis GTP-binding protein YihA/YsxC: MPTTPENQKPSTENSATVLPTDDATAVDPKPLMQWLRRAEFMTSAPKLSLCPPDTGFEIAFAGRSNAGKSSAINAITAQRQLARASKTPGRTQMINFFTLQNTDQRLVDLPGYGYAAVPEAMKLVWQKELEKYLIQRKSLAGLVLLMDIRHPLKHFDQMMLQWAKSRNLFVHVLLTKADKLNRGPANTVLLDVKKQLNADGLDFSIQLFSAMRRQGLEDLAIVMADRLHFGRMPEVSPEDVTVETVADHKPNMMKDYRLDEM, from the coding sequence ATGCCCACCACACCAGAAAACCAGAAGCCCTCAACAGAAAACAGTGCAACCGTATTGCCTACGGATGACGCAACTGCTGTTGATCCTAAACCACTGATGCAGTGGCTACGTCGTGCTGAGTTTATGACAAGTGCACCCAAGCTGTCTTTATGCCCACCCGATACTGGCTTTGAGATTGCTTTCGCAGGTCGATCAAATGCTGGCAAGTCAAGTGCGATCAATGCCATTACGGCTCAGCGCCAACTGGCTCGCGCATCCAAGACACCGGGTCGTACGCAGATGATCAATTTCTTCACGCTGCAAAATACTGATCAACGTTTAGTCGATTTACCCGGTTATGGTTATGCAGCAGTCCCTGAAGCCATGAAGCTGGTTTGGCAAAAAGAACTCGAGAAATACCTCATTCAACGTAAAAGTCTTGCAGGACTCGTTTTACTGATGGATATTCGTCATCCACTCAAGCATTTTGATCAGATGATGCTGCAATGGGCAAAATCACGTAATCTCTTTGTACACGTTCTTCTGACGAAAGCAGACAAACTGAATCGCGGTCCTGCCAATACCGTCTTGCTGGATGTAAAAAAACAGCTCAATGCCGATGGACTTGATTTTTCAATCCAGCTCTTCTCAGCGATGCGTCGTCAAGGTCTAGAAGATCTGGCTATCGTTATGGCTGATCGTCTGCATTTTGGCAGAATGCCGGAAGTGTCGCCTGAAGACGTGACCGTAGAGACTGTGGCTGACCACAAGCCGAATATGATGAAAGACTATCGCCTTGATGAAATGTAA
- a CDS encoding acyl-CoA thioesterase, with protein sequence MTTKAQDSKRELTQELIDVLTLEKLEEDLFRGQSRNFVGNRVFGGQVLGQALRAASLTTDGRPAHSLHAYFLNAGDIAAPIVYQVDRLRDGRSFVSRQVRAIQYGKLIFTMLVSFAPIEEGLNFQIDMPVVPEPESLKTEQELKKLIAPFLPEKVRANLMRERQVELRPINPTNPFAPVPEVPSRAHWMRVPTRLPDDPSLHQSIIAFSSDFSLMGAGLMPHGVSFMTPSLQAASIDHSMHFHRPARADDWLLYDMEATVTSNARGLNFGRMWQNGQLVVSTNQEGLMRLRETEQK encoded by the coding sequence ATGACAACAAAAGCGCAAGATTCAAAACGAGAACTGACCCAAGAACTCATTGATGTCTTAACCCTTGAGAAACTTGAGGAAGATTTGTTTAGAGGGCAGAGCCGTAACTTTGTCGGTAACCGTGTTTTTGGTGGACAGGTACTGGGGCAGGCGCTACGTGCTGCCAGTCTGACGACTGATGGACGTCCAGCGCATTCGTTGCATGCCTATTTCTTGAATGCGGGCGATATTGCTGCCCCGATCGTATATCAGGTCGATCGACTGCGTGATGGACGCAGTTTCGTCAGTCGTCAGGTTCGAGCCATTCAATATGGCAAGCTGATCTTCACCATGCTGGTGTCTTTCGCACCGATTGAAGAGGGTCTGAATTTTCAGATCGATATGCCAGTCGTGCCTGAGCCTGAATCACTGAAAACTGAGCAGGAATTGAAAAAGCTCATTGCACCGTTCTTACCAGAAAAAGTCCGTGCTAATCTGATGCGTGAGCGGCAAGTCGAGCTTCGCCCGATTAATCCAACCAATCCTTTTGCACCTGTACCTGAAGTACCAAGCCGTGCCCATTGGATGCGTGTGCCGACACGACTCCCTGATGATCCAAGTTTGCATCAATCCATCATTGCGTTCTCATCCGATTTCTCGTTGATGGGTGCGGGACTCATGCCACATGGCGTCAGCTTTATGACCCCAAGTCTACAAGCCGCCAGTATCGATCACTCGATGCATTTCCATCGCCCTGCGCGTGCGGATGACTGGTTGCTTTATGATATGGAAGCGACGGTGACTTCCAATGCGCGTGGATTGAATTTTGGCCGGATGTGGCAGAATGGGCAGTTAGTTGTCAGTACAAATCAAGAGGGTTTGATGCGGTTGCGCGAGACTGAGCAAAAGTAG
- a CDS encoding RnfH family protein yields the protein MTHLMEQSEDTPVIQVTLAWVNQEGKPEVRALQVVAGTTAAALFRQCNVFPENKTLPAMGIFSHKITDPEHYVMRNGDRLELYQPLILSPMAVRRARARAYPVGRLKLRP from the coding sequence GTGACTCATCTAATGGAGCAATCTGAAGATACTCCTGTGATCCAAGTCACCTTGGCTTGGGTGAATCAAGAGGGCAAGCCTGAAGTGCGCGCACTTCAGGTGGTTGCGGGTACGACTGCCGCGGCGTTATTTCGGCAGTGCAATGTTTTTCCAGAGAACAAGACCTTACCTGCGATGGGTATTTTTAGTCATAAAATTACTGATCCTGAGCATTATGTTATGCGAAATGGGGATCGATTGGAGCTCTATCAGCCTTTAATTTTAAGCCCGATGGCGGTACGTCGCGCTCGTGCTCGTGCGTACCCCGTAGGAAGACTTAAACTGAGACCTTAG
- a CDS encoding energy transducer TonB, producing the protein MNFTQDGKNPSKNYVGIGVVILLHIIIVYALINGLARKVVDVIQPPVETQIIKEIVPPPPEKKPEPPKMVKKSVTPPPPKVTPPPTFVPPVEVKVATPAPAAIQVSQTPPPPAPPAPPPAAPKITAPSASSMSGCSQPEYPRDSLQNEEEGTTRLALVIGPDGNVKNSKVDRSSGHSQLDRAALKALSLCHFKPGTSDGQPVESTLKMDWVWKLND; encoded by the coding sequence ATGAATTTCACGCAGGATGGAAAAAATCCATCCAAGAACTACGTTGGTATAGGCGTGGTGATTCTGCTGCACATCATCATTGTCTATGCACTCATCAACGGGCTCGCCCGTAAAGTGGTCGATGTGATTCAACCCCCGGTTGAAACACAGATCATCAAGGAAATCGTTCCTCCTCCTCCAGAGAAGAAACCTGAGCCTCCAAAGATGGTCAAAAAGTCGGTAACGCCACCACCACCGAAGGTGACTCCGCCGCCAACTTTTGTACCACCTGTAGAGGTTAAAGTAGCTACGCCTGCACCTGCAGCGATTCAAGTGTCACAGACACCGCCGCCGCCTGCTCCGCCTGCTCCACCACCTGCTGCGCCGAAGATCACTGCACCCTCTGCCAGTTCCATGAGTGGATGTTCTCAACCAGAATACCCTCGTGATTCACTGCAAAATGAAGAAGAGGGAACGACACGCTTGGCATTGGTCATCGGTCCTGATGGCAATGTGAAGAATTCAAAAGTCGATAGAAGTAGTGGTCATAGTCAATTGGATCGCGCTGCGCTTAAAGCGTTGAGTCTTTGCCATTTCAAACCTGGAACCAGCGACGGACAACCTGTCGAATCAACGCTGAAGATGGATTGGGTTTGGAAACTTAACGACTAA